In the Fastidiosipila sp. genome, GCTCATTCTAACATTTATCTTCATTTTGCGGCGCTTTTTAAATCCCTGCCAAAGGCCGATGGTGATTTCTTTTCAAGTTTTCCTGGCTTCCTTCTCGACTGTCCAGCTTAGCGTGTCATTTATCGGCTATCATGACTGAAAGAAAAGCGGTTTGGGGGAAGATTTATGAAATCCTATCGAAAAGAATTGATCTTTAACACACCCACCAGGCGGGCCTTTATCAACATCACGCCGGAAGTGAGAAGATGCCTGGCTGAAAGCGGCATTCAAGAGGGTTTGCTCCTTTGCAATCCCATGCATATAACCGCCAGTGTCTTCATCAACGACGACGAATCAGGCCTTCACAGCGATTTTGAGGTCTTTTTGGAAAAGCTGGCTCCGGAGAAACCCTACGACCAGTACCGGCATAACGGTTATGAAGACAACGCCGATGCCCATTTGAAACGGACAGTCATGGGCAGGGAGGTAGTAGTTGCCGTCACCCGTGGCCAACTGGATTTCGGCACCTGGGAACAGATCTTCTACGGTGAGTTCGACGGTAAAAGACCTAAAAGGGTCCTGGTCAAGATCATCGGCGAATAAGGGGGCGTCGACAGGATAGACGCCCCCTTAAGGCTTATTGACTGTTCCCGATCCCCTGTGGAGGTTCCGGAACCGGCGGACTGTATTCTGCCGGCGGGACAGGCGGTTGTGGTACTGGCCCGTAAACGGGGGCCGGATCCTGGTAGCTTCTGTCCAATGCGGCAGGTCCATAGAGGGCAATCTTTTCCATCCGCATGAAGTGGCGCAGAACCTGAACCACCACCTCGACGCCCAGCCAGATCAGGAAAGCGACGACCAAAACCGCTGCGAAGGACAGCACCATCGTGAGCGTGCTGACAGTGAAGCCTCCGCCAAAATGCCAAATCAGTCTGGCCCTGGCAAACAGGAGGTAAGCCGCGCCGCCAACCAGGACAATCAGGCCGATCCATCTGACGATGGATATGGCGGTAGCCAGTCTTCCGAGTTTCTTGTGCTTATTCATTTTTCCCCACCTTTCTCGTTGATTATCCTACGACCTCATATCCCTCGCCGGCGATGGCTTGTTTCATAAGATCAGGGCTGACATGACCGTCTGTTTTGACTGTCACGCGTTTCGTTTCCAGATCGGCATGGGCATCGCCCACACCCGGAATTGCCTTCAGGGCTTTTTCGACGCGGGCCGTGCAGTGGCCGCAAGTCATGCCCTCAACCATGAGAACCACTTCCTTATCCATGGTTTCTTCCTCCTCTTCCAGAACAGGGAGAACCGGGCAGGCCCTGTCCGTAATCCCTGCGGTTATCAGATCATCAATACGTAATGATGTCGTTTCTTGTATCAATCTTTTCCGCCTTCCTTCTTTCCCCGGCCTAAAACCCCTCAGGCGCAGGGCGTTCAGCACGACAAAGATCGAGCTGAAGCTCATAGCCAGGGCCCCGATCATGGGCGTCAGCTTAAGACCGTAGGGGACATAAAAGATACCGGCTGCAAGGGGGATAGCAATCACATTGTAGAAAAAGGCCCAAAAGAGATTTTCCTTTATGGTCCTCAGCGTTTTCCGGCTCAGCTCGATGGCAGTGACCGCGTCATTCAGCTCATTGCGGACCAGAACGATGTCAGCCGAATCGATGGCAATGTCACTGCCCGCGCCGATGGCAATCCCCACATCAGCCACAGCCAGGGCCGGCGCGTCATTGATACCGTCACCCACCATGGCAACCCGCTCACCCCTTTGGTGGAGCCGGCTGATCACCTCCGCCTTGTCGGTCGGCAAAACCTCGGCGATCACCTGGACGCCGCCCAGCTGACGGCCAATGGCCTCCGCCGTCGCCTGGCGGTCACCTGTAAGCATGATGACCCGGATCCCCAGCTTGTGGAGCCGGTCAACCGCTCCGATACTGCCCGGTTTTAATCGATCGGTCGCCCCGATCAGGCCCAGGAGCCGGTCCTCCAAAGCCAGGAAAAGGATGGTCCGGCCTTCGGCGGCCAGCCGATCCGCCTCTTTTTCCAGTATTTCATCCTTGATTTCGAGTTCCTTCATGTAATTGGCGCTGCCGACATAAACTGGTCGATGGTCCCCCAGAATCCCCTTGACACCCCGTCCGGGAACAGCCTCAAAGCGCTCCAGCGGAATGCGGTCTTTCAGCTTTCTGGCTTCTGCCTCTTTCAGGATGGCCCCCGCAAGCGGATGTTCCGACAGCTCCTCCAGGGTCGCAGCCAGCGTCAGGAGACCCGCCTCAGTATTGAAGGCTTCATCCCCCTCTGCCCCGGCTGTGACAATCTCCGTCACTTCCGGTTTGCCGGCTGTCAGGGTGCCGGTTTTATCAAAAACAACGCTGCTCAGGTTGCCCGCATCTTCCAGAGCCTCGCCCGATTTGATCAGGATGCCGTGCCGGGCCCCCTGGCCCGTTGCCACCATGATGGCGACCGGGGTTGCCAGGCCCAGTGCGCAGGGACAGGAGATGACCAGAACGGAAATTGACATGGAGAAAGCAAGCTCACCGGGATAGCCAAGAAGCAGCCAGACAGCCAGGGTCACCAGGGCGATGGCGATCACGACAGGGACAAATACACCTGCCACCCGGTCCGCCAGCCGCGCGACCGGGGCTTTGGAGGAAGAAGCCTCCTCCATCAGGTGGATCATCTGGGACAATGTCGTATCCTCGCCCGTTTTGGTCGCTTCAAAAATCAGGGTTCCGGTGCCGTTGATGGTAGCCGAAGTCACCGGATCGCCCGGCGCCTTCTCGACCGGGATGCTCTCGCCTGTCATGGCCGATTCGTCGACCGAACTGTGGCCCTCACGGACAACCCCGTCACAGGGGACACGAGCGCCGGGAAGCAATACCACCAGGTCACCCGGCCTCAGATCCTCTGCGTCAATCTCAACGCGTTCTCCGCCCCGCATGACCAGGGCGGTCTGCGGGACCAAATCCATCAGACCGGTCAGGGCCTCGGATGTTTTGCCCTTGGCCCGGGCTTCCAGTGTCTTGCCCACCGTGATCAGGACCAGGATCATGGCGGCCGATTCGAAATAAAGCTGGTGGAGGTAGCGGTCAATCAGGGCGCTGTCACCTGTACCCAGTCCGTTGCCAATCCGGTAAATGGCAAAGAGCCCGAAGACGAAGGAGGCAGCCGAGCCGAGCGCGATCAGGGTGTTCATGTTGGGTGCAAGGTGAAGGGCACCCTTGAAGCCGGAAATGAAAAAGTAGCCGTTGATCAGAAGGACCGGAAGGGCAAAGACCATCTGCAAAAGCGCGTAGCCGACAGCATTCTCATGGCCGGTAAGGAAAGCGGGCAGGGGGAGGCCGATCATGGGGCCCATGGAAAGCCACATGAGCGGAATAAGCAAAAGGGCCGAATAGAGAAGCCGCCTCCGCATAAGGAGTTCCTCCCTTTCGCGCTCCTCAACCAGCTTCTGCCTCTCAGCCCGCCGGCCGGATTTTCTTGAACCGCCGCTCTCCCCAACCAGGCTGATACCGTAGCCTGCTTTTTCGACTGCAGCCATCACAGCTGACTCTGTTTGAATTTCTGAATCAAGTTCGACCGTCAGGGTCCCGGTCAGCAAATTGACATTGACGCCGCTCACACCATCCAGTTTCTCAACTGACCGGGTCACCGCCGCCTGGCAGGAAGCGCAGGTCATTCCGGTTACTGCAAAGGTCTTTTTCATAAGCAACCCTTCTTTCCAAGAACAATCTTACGACCGGAAAGGCGCTTGAGTCGTAACGCGGGTGCAGGAAGAGCGACCCAAATGACCTGAGAGGGAAGCTTCAATCAGGCCCTTTCGCCTGCCGCCTCCTTGTGTCTTCCCGCCTGTCTCCTGATCCAGGCGCGCAGCAGAAGACGGGTGCGCCAGTAGTGAAGGCGGTGACGCCTGGCCATCAAGCTGGTATCGATCGGATAAAAGAAGCGGCCGGCATTCATGTCAAAAAGTGAGGGACAGAGGCTGATTCCACGCCTTACCACACCCAGATAGTTGACGACTCCTGCAGCGGCCGAAGTGATTTCATCGCGATTTTTCATGTCGGTCAGAAAGATGACACGGTTGCGCGGAGCAGGGTAGTGACCATAAAGCTCCTCGACTTTTTTTTCGCACTCCTTGAGAACCTGGTCAACGATGATTACATTCAGCATGGGATGGTAAAAGAGAAAAACGCGATCTACCAGGGGCGCCCTCCCCAAAGCGGGGATCAACCGCCTGCGGGTCATGACGGCATCAAAGGGCTGCAGGCTGGTTCTGGTCCATTTGCGCTCCGCAAAATACGCCCGGAAATCGTTGCGGAAATCCGGCCAGCGGTTCTGGACCTGGCGGCACTTGCGGGGCAGGCGGAAACGCCAGATACGGTCAAGCCGCCTGACACTTTCAGGATTTCCCGGACTGAACCGCTCCAGCTTCACACTGGATACAAGCTGGAAGATAAAAATGACCACCATCAGCCCGTAGATCACAAAGGTAACGATGAAGGCTGTGTTCAGGTATTTGAGACCCGGGAAAGCGGGAGCCTCCCCGGCTTTTTTGTGCAGCCACCACAAGCCTGCGCCCAGAAGGGCCAGAATAAAGAAATGAGATAGAATCTCCCGAATCCAACCTTTGCCGCGCATGGCTAGGGCAGAAGGGTCAGCTTAGTCTCAATCTCCGCGACATGGGAGAGTGTCTGGTAAACCGAGCAGTATTTGCCGGCAATCTCGGTCGCCCGCCGGAACTGCTTTTCCTTGCTGATATCGGCCCCTTCAACTGTCATATCCAGGACGACATGCTCCAGGGTGGTCGGCGGGTCTTTGCGGTGGTGACCCTGGATGTCAATGGTGACTTCCCGGTAGGACAGCTGCATCTTTTCCGTGATGCTGAGAAAGGTCAGATAGAAACACCCGCTCAAGCCGGCCAGCACCAAGTCGTAGGGCCCGAATTCGTTTTCTTCGCGGCCCAGGACCAGGCTCCCCCTTTTCCCCTGCACATGGCCGTGATAGTGCGGCCCGAAAACTGCTTTGATATGATCCATACTTCCTCCAATAGGGTCTTTCAGGATGAGGCCCCCAGCACCATCTCGACCGTCATCTTCTCCGTCCCGCGGTAAACCGTCAAGGTCACCCGGTCCCCCGCCTTGCGCTCGTTCTTGTAGTCAGCCAGCTGTTTGGTCGTTTTCACCGGTTTGCCTTCAAAGGCTGTGATCACATCACCTGCTCTCAGCCCCGCCTTGGCTCCGGCGCTGCCGGCTTCGACGGCAACCACCACGACCCCCGGATAATGGAGCCCCTGATCCGCGGCCAGATTCTCCTCGACCGTGGACACCGTAATGCCCATCATGGGCCAGACATGCTTGCCCGTCCGGATAATACTCTCGATGATGGGTTTGGCAGCGTTGATGGGAATAGCGAAACTGATGCCCTGTACCTGCTCAACGGAACCGGGATCACTGAAGATGATCTTCAATTGGTTGATCCCGATCACCTGGCCATAGGCGTTAAGCAGAGCCCCTCCCGAATTGCCGGGATTCAGGGCAGCGTCCGTCTGTATAAGGGCGATGGGGGTTTGCGACAGCTCACGGTCAAGTGCTGAAACAATGCCTGAGGTCACGGTTCCTGATAACCTCCCTGTCGGATTGCCGATGGCAATGGCCAGTTCACCGATCAGAAGCTTGGACGAGTCGCCCAGCTCCACGGTGGGCAGGCCGGAAGCATCAATTTTTAAAACAGCGACATCAGCGTAGGGGTCGCTCCCCACCAGTTTGGTCTCAGAAGCCCGCCCGTCTTCCAGGTTAACATGAATGGACCGGGCATTTTCAACCACATGCGCGTTAGTCACCACATAGCCGTCCTCTGTGATGATGAAGCCGGAGCCTGCCACCCGGTTTTGCGCAAGATCCCCAAACTGGTTGGTAATCACGACATCGGTGTAGATGGCAACGACCGCAGGTTTTGCTTTTTCGACAATCTGTGGAATGGTCAGGATCCGCTTTCCCGGCTGCGGCGCGGGCAGGGCCAGGTCCGGCAGCTCGAACTCCGGATCGAGCACCTCTGTTTCCTGCTCAGGCGGCGGCGCCGTTTCCGTTTCTTTTTCCGTTTGGGCAGGCGCAGTCGTCCCCCCGGTAGTAGCCACAGGCCTTAGAATTTTGTCCTTATTGGCGTGCAGGAATACAAACAGGCCCGTGATCGCGGAAAAAACGAGTACCGCAACCAGGCCAACCAGAATAATGCCAAGCGCAAGGCTGCCCGACCTGTCAGCGGTCTTCGGCGGCCGATCTTCCCTTGCAGAAAACTGCCTGTCTTTTCTCATGTCATCTTGGTCATTCATGATCTTTTTCCTCCCCTCATGTTCCCGGCGGCTTTGGAGGACGGCGTATCCCTGAAGTCATCGTACTGCCCAGGCAGTCAGCCTCTATGTATGCCGCCGCATGTTCAATGACAGGATCTGTTTTCATTTTATCCCCAGGTCCCAGCTTTAAGGGGATAAATGTAACGACCGTTATCCGGCATCCCCTCCGGTTTCCCCTTTGGGGATGTCCTGTCTCCCTTTGTCCCTTGCCCGGACGTGGGTCAACCTGATTTTGCTTTTGCGGATGGCCTGTTTGCCGCGGCGGTTTTTTATTCTTGCCTGAACCGACCGGGCGGCCTTAAGCACTCTTGCTCTCACCTTCTTCAGGAACAAGGCCAGCCTGGCTCCCAAACCGGCTTCCTCTTCAGCGGTGTCTTTTTCCTCTCTGCCCTTTACCCGGACGTGGGTCGACCTGACCTTGCTTTTGCGGATGGTCTTTTTGCCGCGGCGGCTTCTTATCCCCGCCTGCACCGCCCGGACGGCCTTAAGTGTTCTTGCTCTCACCTTCTGCAGGAACAAGGCCAGCCAGGCTCCCAAACCGGCAAGCAGGAGCCCGGCCCTGGCTGCCTGCCTTTTAAAAGAATGCTTCCTGTGTGAGGCCTGGCGGGGCCCCCGCTTTCTGACCGGCTTTTCTTTTCTCTCAGGCATCGGCTCCGGGGCCGCCTTTTGCGGGACAGGGACAACTGGAAGCGCTTCCTCACCCCCGTCATCCAATTCGCCCTGCCAGGGTATTTCTGAGACGGCTTCAGGCCCCACCCCCGCCAGCTGCCTGTCAAGCAGGAATCTGACCATGTAGTCGAGGGCGTATTGCAGCCCCTTGAGAATAATGATGGCGAGGAGGGGAATCAGGATCAAGATCCCGATCAGGGCAAGACCCTCCCCAATCACCCAAAGGCCGCCGACAACAACCCCTGCAACCGTCATCAGGATTCCCCCCGACTCCGCAATGACGTCAAGGGCCGTTTCGATATGGCCATCCATCCTGGCAAAGATCAGGGTCAGAATGGATTCTTTTTCAAAAGTGACCTGGGGCAAGAAATAATGAACGAGAACGTAAAAGAGCAGAAGATACTTGAAGGCATAGACGAGAAGTGCCAGCGGCCTGATGAAAAAAGGCAGGCGCCTGTAAAAGATGGAGAGCACCGGCGTCAGGACAATAAGAAGAAACAGCAGGGCGGGCACTGCCGGCCAGCCAATCACAATCAGCTGATCCCGGCGTTCGGGAAACAGTACCAGCACCATAAAAGCCGCGGCCATGGCCGCAGCCAGGAGGATGTGGGCATTAAAATGCCTGCGTGACCTGTAATCGGTGTCACTCCAGATGGACCCGATTAAAAATCCTTCAAGATAATCCATACGTCCTTCACTTCGGCTGGCCGGCAGGTGATCAAACCGGTTGCGGCCCGCCTGTAACAAGGTTCAGTATAGCATTGACCCGACGTTTTTCAGTCTTCTCCCGCCAGTGAACGGGCCATGGCACGCACCCGGCTGAAACGGTGACTCATCCCCGATTTGCTGACAGGCGGCACCATGGCCCTCCCCAATTCTTCCAGGGAAGCACCCCGGTTCGCCAGCCTGGCCCTGGCCGCCTCAGCCAGCTGGGGTGGCAGCCAGTCCAGACCTCTTAAGCGTTCGATCACTGCGATGGCTTCCAGCTGCCGGGCGATCGACTCTGCCCGGCGCCCGGCGTTGGCGTCGTCGAAATTCACCAGGCGGTTGACCTGGCCCATGAGCTCACGCTCACTTCTTTTTTCTTCAAACATGAGCAAAGCGTGATGAGCTCCTGACAGAAGAAGGAAGCGGGCGACCTCTTCCCCGCTTGTAAAAAGCAAATGCGTCCTTCCCTGATGGCGCGTTGTTCCGGGCGCCAGCCCGTAATGGGAAAACAGGCGCGTCATCAGCTGGATGGCGCCGCCCGCCGACGGTGAAAAAGCCAGG is a window encoding:
- a CDS encoding DUF2975 domain-containing protein — translated: MRGKGWIREILSHFFILALLGAGLWWLHKKAGEAPAFPGLKYLNTAFIVTFVIYGLMVVIFIFQLVSSVKLERFSPGNPESVRRLDRIWRFRLPRKCRQVQNRWPDFRNDFRAYFAERKWTRTSLQPFDAVMTRRRLIPALGRAPLVDRVFLFYHPMLNVIIVDQVLKECEKKVEELYGHYPAPRNRVIFLTDMKNRDEITSAAAGVVNYLGVVRRGISLCPSLFDMNAGRFFYPIDTSLMARRHRLHYWRTRLLLRAWIRRQAGRHKEAAGERA
- a CDS encoding OsmC family protein — translated: MDHIKAVFGPHYHGHVQGKRGSLVLGREENEFGPYDLVLAGLSGCFYLTFLSITEKMQLSYREVTIDIQGHHRKDPPTTLEHVVLDMTVEGADISKEKQFRRATEIAGKYCSVYQTLSHVAEIETKLTLLP
- a CDS encoding PDZ domain-containing protein, translating into MNDQDDMRKDRQFSAREDRPPKTADRSGSLALGIILVGLVAVLVFSAITGLFVFLHANKDKILRPVATTGGTTAPAQTEKETETAPPPEQETEVLDPEFELPDLALPAPQPGKRILTIPQIVEKAKPAVVAIYTDVVITNQFGDLAQNRVAGSGFIITEDGYVVTNAHVVENARSIHVNLEDGRASETKLVGSDPYADVAVLKIDASGLPTVELGDSSKLLIGELAIAIGNPTGRLSGTVTSGIVSALDRELSQTPIALIQTDAALNPGNSGGALLNAYGQVIGINQLKIIFSDPGSVEQVQGISFAIPINAAKPIIESIIRTGKHVWPMMGITVSTVEENLAADQGLHYPGVVVVAVEAGSAGAKAGLRAGDVITAFEGKPVKTTKQLADYKNERKAGDRVTLTVYRGTEKMTVEMVLGASS
- a CDS encoding heavy metal translocating P-type ATPase: MKKTFAVTGMTCASCQAAVTRSVEKLDGVSGVNVNLLTGTLTVELDSEIQTESAVMAAVEKAGYGISLVGESGGSRKSGRRAERQKLVEEREREELLMRRRLLYSALLLIPLMWLSMGPMIGLPLPAFLTGHENAVGYALLQMVFALPVLLINGYFFISGFKGALHLAPNMNTLIALGSAASFVFGLFAIYRIGNGLGTGDSALIDRYLHQLYFESAAMILVLITVGKTLEARAKGKTSEALTGLMDLVPQTALVMRGGERVEIDAEDLRPGDLVVLLPGARVPCDGVVREGHSSVDESAMTGESIPVEKAPGDPVTSATINGTGTLIFEATKTGEDTTLSQMIHLMEEASSSKAPVARLADRVAGVFVPVVIAIALVTLAVWLLLGYPGELAFSMSISVLVISCPCALGLATPVAIMVATGQGARHGILIKSGEALEDAGNLSSVVFDKTGTLTAGKPEVTEIVTAGAEGDEAFNTEAGLLTLAATLEELSEHPLAGAILKEAEARKLKDRIPLERFEAVPGRGVKGILGDHRPVYVGSANYMKELEIKDEILEKEADRLAAEGRTILFLALEDRLLGLIGATDRLKPGSIGAVDRLHKLGIRVIMLTGDRQATAEAIGRQLGGVQVIAEVLPTDKAEVISRLHQRGERVAMVGDGINDAPALAVADVGIAIGAGSDIAIDSADIVLVRNELNDAVTAIELSRKTLRTIKENLFWAFFYNVIAIPLAAGIFYVPYGLKLTPMIGALAMSFSSIFVVLNALRLRGFRPGKEGRRKRLIQETTSLRIDDLITAGITDRACPVLPVLEEEEETMDKEVVLMVEGMTCGHCTARVEKALKAIPGVGDAHADLETKRVTVKTDGHVSPDLMKQAIAGEGYEVVG
- a CDS encoding YjbQ family protein yields the protein MKSYRKELIFNTPTRRAFINITPEVRRCLAESGIQEGLLLCNPMHITASVFINDDESGLHSDFEVFLEKLAPEKPYDQYRHNGYEDNADAHLKRTVMGREVVVAVTRGQLDFGTWEQIFYGEFDGKRPKRVLVKIIGE
- the whiA gene encoding DNA-binding protein WhiA encodes the protein MTFSLQIRKELVDRHRAYLDDPEWALVTFASFTAVLGKIEERETGWDVTLRLTGDMTADLMETVARTLGFPAGEKKRGRRDVTLLFKVPFQGRTALFFDFNGWLREVGERGLEPIYAAFFLACGVMSNPATGRYRLAFSPSAGGAIQLMTRLFSHYGLAPGTTRHQGRTHLLFTSGEEVARFLLLSGAHHALLMFEEKRSERELMGQVNRLVNFDDANAGRRAESIARQLEAIAVIERLRGLDWLPPQLAEAARARLANRGASLEELGRAMVPPVSKSGMSHRFSRVRAMARSLAGED